In Beggiatoa leptomitoformis, the genomic window TCAAAGACTCAATTGTTTTAGACCTAAAGAAAAACGCAAGATTATGTAAACAAGACATATCCCGAGAAATATCGACATTCACCCGCTTCCCGTGCTTAATCTTGCCTAACGTCCCAACTTCCGCCAAATACAACCGACAGAACTCAGCAAAACTATGTTCTATCTGCTTAGTCGCAATAAACGCCACGACCTCATCCATTAATTCGCTAGGAATTTCCACGCTATAGGTTGGTTTATAAAGCATTTATACTTCCCGCTCTCTTAAACGACTCAATGCAATTTCCTCTTTGTAGTACTTATTACCATTACCATCCAGCGTATAACTGATAATTACCCCGTTATCTGTAAACTCTTCAATCCAACAACATTTACATATATGGTTATTCTTATCTATGAAGTCATACATTCGGTCTACGTGGAATCCGCCCTTAGTTTTGACCTTCTCCATCGATACCTGCTCTATATACGCTTTCAACGCTTCTACTTGCTCACTAATTGCATTCATTTTTAAATGAATATTATCTAGTGCATCCTGTTGAGTATGTTGTAAACTTCTAGTTCTTAAGATAAGATTTAACCCATTAACGGCTCCAAGCCATTCTCCCTTATTTATCGCTAGCTCCACCGCTTGAGCTTTCACTGTGGGGTCTATACGCTCCTCAGCAATCACTGCCTGCACCGCCTTAGCCGTAACAGGTTCATTCCTACTTGTTACCGCTTGCCACACTTCCCGCTGTTTCTCAGGAGATAAACCGACTAACGGTCTTATCTGTGCCTCGTTCTCAGGTAACTTGTTACCAACTGGATACAGATTCTTTACAACTGCACTGGCATTAATCAAACGGTGCGCATGTTGGCGGTGCATCTCCCACTCTTCAACACAATACGCATCAAAACTCTTATAGCCCTTTAACTTATACAATCGGTTATCCCGAATCTCTGCTAATGCGTTCCCTACCCGATAAAACGCCTTCAACTCTTTGGCTATCGTTGTTTCTAATTCCTCTAAACGGCTATCCATTTCCGTTTTAATTGCCTTTCCACCTACCCAGTCAATCTGCTCTAACATGTTGTTCTCCATTCGCTCTTCTCATGACACTATTAAAATTTCCCGTCATTTTTAGACTTTCGAACACACTTTTTTCAAGAGAAGATAAATAATCCTTCATTTCTTTCAGCGTCATGTCATTAAATGACAAATTGCAGGCTAAACTTGTTACAACGACTATTTTTAACGCTTCGAGTGGGTCAAACTCATCTTCATTATTTAGATGACGAGAGATTACGTCATCTATTTCATTCGCTACATGTTCCGCAATAATCATGTTCTTCCCCAAAAAAAATGCGCCCAATAGGGCGCGGTTAATTAGTCTTCTCTTAAGGATTTTTTGCCGACTTTCAAATGTCTGTCAAGCCTATTAAGCTCTACATATCCTACACTTGCATCATTCCCATTAATAACCCTGTGTATCCCTACAAGCTCGCCTTCAGCTTCGTAAGACTTTGAATCTGTTCTTTGCAGTCTTACGGTATAACCGATAATATTTTCACGACTTTCATTAAGTACGTCTATAAACTCCTGTTTTATCCTAACCCCTTGGTTTGTTGTTTGGCGGAAATATGCCCGCACTATGTAACTGCCAAAATATCCTTCTGGTCGTTGATAGATGTGTAATTTATGTGTGTATTCGTACCATGCTTTATTTACAGGGTCGTCATACACGCCTAAATCATTTAATTGCTTGTTTAACGTTTGTATTATGCCGTAATACTCGCATAAAATTTTTTGTGTTTTCTCTCTTCCTATAAGAACATTACAGGCATTAAAAGCACCAACAAAATAGTTATTCAATCCCTCAACGCCTAACCTATTAAAGCGCCATTGTTGAACGGCTACATCAAACACCGCTGTTATATTTTTGCTCATGCTTTTTTACCCTGCTTCAACGTACCGCGATAACTCACCCGTGCTTTTTCGCTACACGTTGGGCAACGTACTTGCTGATACGCCTTTACTACAAACTCATTGCCACATTCGACACAATGATCTTTTTTCCCGACACGTCCCTTGCTGGCAATGCCACTGAGTTCTGAAGGCACAAATTCAACGCCTTCTATTACCAGCTGGTTATTTACCAGCTCGTTTACCAGCTGGTTACTTACCAGCTCGTCTACCGGCTGGTTATTTACCAGCTCGTCTACCGGCTGGTTACTTTTTTTTTCATCAACAGGTAGGAACAACTCTATTTCGTCATCGTCTTCATAACGTGGCAATTGTTGATATTGAGGTCGTGTATTGACTTGATAACCCGCGCGGGTGTTTTGATAGGTTGCAACTGACAACTTAGAACCCAACAGCAGAACGAATGCGGTTAAAACTTCATAAGCAACCGCAGAAAAAGCGAGGAAAAAAGATTGCATCAGTGAGGGATTGAAAGACATTAAACGGGCTTGGGTGATGAATAAGGGGTGTACCATGCTATCGGTGTCCTTTATCATCCCTGCGGATTGCATGGCACTTAAGGCTAGGCTTTTGGAGTTAATCGCTCCTTGATATTGTTGAAAGGCAGTTAATGAAGTGACAACCGTTTGTAAGGCTTTTTCTTGTTCGCTTATTTGAGCCTTAAGCGGGTTAATGCAGTTCTTAAAGAAGTTTGCAGGACAAGCCGATAAACTCGTGTTCAAATTGTTTAATTCACTTTCCAGTGTATTCTTCTGAACGGTTAAAGCCTCAACGTCTAGGCTCGCATATTGGCTTAAGGTTTCGAGTTTGCCGTTTGCTTGTTCAAGGTCACTTTTAGCAACCTGAGAAGCTAGGCTATTTCTAGCGGTTTCCTGTTCGTAATGCGCTTGTGAATTCGCCATAAAGCCTAGATGTGTCTGAGTGCCAATAGCAAAACACACCGTAAACCAAATAAGCCAAGCGACAATGGCAAGTGAGCCGTGACCTGCACGCCCTAAGTGATGACTAGCAACGGGTAAAACACCACTGAGTAGCGAAAAGAAAAAACCGAATAAGCCATAAATAACTTTTTCTAAGAGCGTGACGGCAAAAGATTGGTACAGGTAAATTGCGGTTAAAATACCCACTAATAACATGCAGATACCGATAACATTTAAAGCGGGTGCGATTGAAGATTGGGCGGGGTTGTGATTATTCATCGTGTTCCCCATTGAATGCTTGCACTGTATGGATTAACATTAGCGTTGTCCTGATTAGTTGTATGCCCTAAGCAATGCTCGTTACATCGCTTAGGGTTGTTGGTTTAAAAAGCGGGTTTAGTTTTTTGTAGCGTTCCGTGAATACTTCCTGAGCTAACGCCTCTCCACGCTGGGGCGGTGTCTTCATTATTGCAGTGCATGTGTTTAATCCTCGTAGCCTCTTGGTTGTCTTGGTGGGCCGATTTCATATTGTTCTGGGCGTTTTAAAACTGCGATTTCATCTAACTTTTTTATCCCCTTTTTAGTTAGCTTCCCCTCTTCGGTTATCAGTCCTTTTTGTAGCATCATTGCTTTGGTTAATCCCAACTCTTTTTTTAACGCTTCCCCTATATCGCTTAGGTTCATGATTTTCTCCTGTCTATGGGAATGATTCCCCGTTCACGTAAAAACTTCAGTCCTTTCTCTAACAGCCAACCGATAAAAATTATTCCCGTTATCAGCAAAAACATTTTCATTTAAAACGGTCTCCCTGCAATCGAGCGTTTATACAACATGGTCTTGCTCTGGTATTTATGCCGTCTTTTCAGATATATCCCTTTTAAATTTGCTGATATATCACTTGGATATCCGTGTACTTGTCTTGTGCTGGCTTTTTCTGCCACTCGGTAAAACCGCCACCATAATTTGTATTCTTCTTGCGTTAATGCCTTGAATTGCTTTTTCATGGTTGCATTCCCATACTCTTCATTTTCTCTATTTGTATTTGCCTTAATTCCTCTCTGATTCGATTCGTATTTTTCTCTTGCTCCTCTGCGGAAATCGTGGGCTTTATACCCTTCATTCGCGTGTTCATTTGCCTTAATTCCTCTCTGGCTTTAATCCCTTCTGCTTTCTTTTTCGCTTGCTCCTCTGCGGAAATCTCGGGCTGTTGCATGGCTTCCCATTTTTCCCGTTCTGCTCTTTTGCGTCGCTTCTCTGCCAATTGATTTGTTGCAATGAAATTTCCATTCTTTGCCCGTTGTGCCAAACTTATTAAAAATCCACTGGGGTTTTTGACCGTTCCTTGTGATAGGTTCTGATTCAATTCGTCCAAAACTGCTTGAGGGTTTGGCACACCTTGCAAGACTTTGCAGGCTTCCCGTTGCATTTGTTCGCTGTAGTCTTTTAAGGCATAGTCAAAAATTAATTTTTCGGGTTCTTCAATTGTTTCAGGTTGTTCTGTCATTAACGGTCGGGGTTTTTCAATTTCAATCGCTTCAATTTCTTCTGTTTCAATAATTTCTGATGCTTCATAATCAGGGTTAAGGCTTGGGTGTTCGTATAGGGTGTATTGGTTGCCTATGAATTGGCCTTTTTCGTTGCGTAAACTTTCAACTTGCATATATCCAAATGAAACCAATTCTTTAATTATTTTCCGTATCTTGTATTCACCTTCTTGATAGTTATTGACTAAGTACGCAACGTTGATAACCCAGTCGTTACGCTTTTCAAGTAACCGACACGCTAGCCCTGTCGCACTCATTGATAGCCTTAAATCGTTTAGGATTCCGTTATTTATACGTGTGTAGTCTTTTTCTTTTTTTACTCGAATTATTCCGAGTCTCTTTTCTTTAGTTATTTTCATGATTGTTTGTGGTTCTGTTTTCGTTGTATCTTTTGACGCTAAGCGGATTATTCCTTGCATCTCGTTAGTCGTTTTTCACAAGTTCCGTGATGTCTATTTTTAGAGCGTTGGCTATACGTCTCAGTTGGACAAGGCTAATTCCTTGCTTACAATTTTCTATTTTTGAAAGCGTCGTTCTGCCTATTTTCGCGAGCATTGCTAATTCTTCTTGTTTTAGCCCTGCTTTTTTTCTAGCTGTTTTAATTTTTTCGTTCATTTTTTTATAGTGCCTTACATTCACATTTTCACTATATGTGATTCTAATGAACATTTCAATACAATGTGCGAAATATGCACATTTATCATTTAAAATTTGTAAATATGAGCATTCAAATTGATATAGGTCGCCGTATTCGGCAGGCTCGCAAAACAAAAGGATTGACCCAACAAGAACTGGCTGAAGCTTTAGGGTTTGACCGTAGTTTTTTGTCTAAAATTGAAGCGGGTTTATCTGATGTAACATCTAGTATGCTTTATGATATTGCAAAGTATTTAGATGTTTCTGTGGCGGCTCTTTATGGTGAAGAACCTTCGCCAGTTTTGGAAAGAGAAGTTAAACGACTATCTGAACTGTTGGAAACGTTATCGCCTGATGAGGTTGTTATTATAAAAAAGGTTATGTATGCCTTTGTTGAGTCAAATAAATTTAGGCATAAGGCAGTTAGCTAAAAAATTTTGTCCCTCCATATAGCGAAAAATCCATGCTGGTTTTATCAAGATGTAGCTTTTCCGAATGCGGCTAAACACAGACTACTAATAACTAATATAACTAAATACTGTCTTTTGACTTATTACTGAAAAACACACACACAAGAAAACCGTGTGTGATTTTTACGGTATGGCTTTTTTTCCCTTTCTCTCGGTGCGTTCACTCATCCAAAAAGGAGTGCTACGCACAACCGCGGTTTTCTCGTTCTGCTGGTTCACTTATCTTGTGGCTTATAAACAATGGTTGCTGTTTTCTTATTGTTGCTTTTTAGCAACGGTCGGAGCAGATTTCACTGTTTGTTATACGATAAGGAGTGCTACGCATAGCCTGCTTGAAAAGTCATATAGAACATGTGACTATAAGCACAGCTTGTTTAACTGATTAAAGTCAAAAGCAAAACAGGTTTAGTAGGGAAAAGACAAAAAACCTTCTTGCTTGTTTTCAAGGATTGGTGATGACAAAAAAACGCATTAAAAAGGCCTTTATAATCAATATATAAAGGCTTTTTTGTTTTTAGACTGAATCTAACACTAAGTAATAAAAAACATTATTTCAGATTACTTGTAATCCTATATAAAACATGAGAATATAAAAACGCATTTCACGCATAGCTGTTTTTTAAATGAAAATTCTAAATCCAATAAGGGTAGGTAATCTATGTCATCTATTTTAAAACTCGTAAGAAGTGGCATCGTATTTTTTGCTTTGTCCTTGAGTATGCTTTATTTATCTTCCACTTTCGCAGCAGAATTTACTACTAGATATACAGGTAATGGTCTAGGTAGTAATTTTGTGTATTCTGTTGTTGTCAGTGGTTCAAATATTTATGCTGGAACGGCTAGTGGACTGTCCATTTCTAGAAATGGCGGGGCTAGTTTTACTAACTATCCTGTGGGTTGGATTGTGGATGTAAAGGTTGTAGGAACATACGTTTATGCCGCAACCCATAGTGACGGACTAGCCATTTCTAAAGACGGTGGCTACAGTTTTACCAACAAAAATATGCCTGGGTTATCACCAGGTTATAATTATTTATATAGTGTTTATGCTTCAGGAACTACTGTTTACGTTACAGCTAGCAGAACATTTAAATCCACGAATAATGGTGACAGTTTCTCTGAATTCATGGCTGTTCCTGGTTATACTTTGAGTGCATCAGACATAACCATTGCTGGTTCAAAAATATATTGTGGAACATTTACTTATGGTGTTTTTATTGGTTGTGACCCTCGAGCGACCTCTACAGGTACAGGAAGCAGTCATGTGCATAGAATCCGCGTATCAGCCACAACCGGTTTTGTTTATGCCGCAACGGCTGGTGGTTTATCTATTTCCAAAAATGGTGGTTTTACATTCGTTAATAAGACTACAGCAAATGGCTTAGGTGCTAACGAAGTATATGGTCTTTATGTTGATGGCTCAAAGATTTATGCGGGTACTCATGGTGGTGGCTTCTCTGTTTCCACTGATGGTGGTGAAACCTTTACCATTCGTAAGAGCGTAGCTCAAGGTCTTGGTGGTGACACAGTACATGGTATTTATATCAGTAATGGCGTGATTTATCTCGCAACCTCAAATGGGTTATCTTTTGGTCCAGTTCCAACCAAATAATGCTGTAGCGA contains:
- a CDS encoding helix-turn-helix domain-containing protein, with the translated sequence MNEKIKTARKKAGLKQEELAMLAKIGRTTLSKIENCKQGISLVQLRRIANALKIDITELVKND
- a CDS encoding helix-turn-helix domain-containing protein, which produces MHIYHLKFVNMSIQIDIGRRIRQARKTKGLTQQELAEALGFDRSFLSKIEAGLSDVTSSMLYDIAKYLDVSVAALYGEEPSPVLEREVKRLSELLETLSPDEVVIIKKVMYAFVESNKFRHKAVS